A window from Drosophila nasuta strain 15112-1781.00 chromosome 3, ASM2355853v1, whole genome shotgun sequence encodes these proteins:
- the LOC132793498 gene encoding nucleosome-remodeling factor subunit NURF301 isoform X4, producing the protein MSGRGSRKRGRPPKTPNERSTSGRFNYQLLKKPKYLSEGKSQPSTPSASRCISPQSDECSRSSHNNRGSARGSGAKRGRGRKSNVHANTSTNSYSARKGYESEYHYGSDFGDSDDEKSDNEDDMLLTPSDDESLDAANESESEFSVCSFTQNGLGRPPRPPSPEPIWLQEGREFPALELPESSEDLFIGNAHVLRALSIYEVLRRFRHLVRLSPFRFEDFCAALVCEEQSALLTDVHIMLLKAILREEDVQGTHFGPLDQKDTVNISLYLIDAITWPEVLRSYVESDKEFDRDVYHILCSGEYPYSGVDNRLTVLQFLGDQFLTANCVRDVMVQEGPIHYDDHCRVCHRLGDLLCCETCPAVYHLECVDPPMNDVPTEDWQCGLCRSHKVSGVVDCVLPQEKQGVLIRHDNLGVDRHGRRYWFIARRIFVEDQLDGTCWYYSNLAKFELLLKRMDATELESRLYVQLTDRQEEIERQMKLTESLTNEHKHNNKRTQIDLEQEATQELLEKEAAAAANDEEENDGESSPPAEVAKKVAEDNKMVTRQKTNQMNSGTLYFKLGMEQGFKNYVNQYATNPIALNKPQRNEERDKRRHLSHKFSLTTASDFKWIGITMGTCDNIITTLRQTLINFESNIAASFMNPNWLNNKKMWNSAVMNAKRATDFGAVMLLFQSSLKSVVFANVWHEQLGHMQLQRITSAEREERKKQEKREKRERDDEEERNRLAFNYIKYSLGLKHQVWKQKGEEYRVHGQWGWLWLSSSRRCGVRARRTRAQPLTHARVYVHYSMGEEETETAVNESVLVDPRTQRFMQQCESIHSEGQICHYLPENHTNIKVYEDVGERVAGHIDVSKALTAPGRHYYPKVARKCRLDDLLERRTKLAEVEQQIAFKSDVESDVKPLLITATAANNKQTYLEKRLMRLTESAGPGKNLATTVNFDLVNSLAKQIQTVRMQFSQLNRFAKTFRCYTKECNTNSNAVSQITQNTCYSPLCLQKARAKKELLLLLRKAHTAGNGSKETVAAILGAVKKPPSILEQKLTEGKKEAVQLTLEEVDEHNKTLESEAPLDLLHDWDQARQHAVAFSEELLKDCLLLESEKEPAAEKVAVKQEDASINPDTSTQDSDKMDYIESMDVCSNVEIESTEDSLAAAASAASSTANADDVDIFANTRRKRTQKPKKAYIGTKDVLDQTLDKDIPLNKQNRRFPITARPVKREDVTKYEREYFENGSERVYSATSSRGRVYLLRDAAKLYEQSVKAEDKTKVVKNATYARYPLISNFLTHKQKRSLLVLPRYELLKLARLAGKAPSSGFHHAAKNNSIWQYQCSRPLFRTCWSYRTSNATTLSSIALQLRILWSCLRWDDMIAKSPSTDGKHQVTTENEIVTLELLKLRHAGRYGEKTSYLRRKVVIPLEMPKTIREVTSIRSGLRKRKRAESPQPTEPQISEEWVDEDKLELWEIKFIGEKQEKARLATVTRSVASRQLEATNGGAANSPSNGSPAGGRVLLAPKPNEEVKDKMEQQLKLQRAAHQQRKILNSSGEVTRSSTPVKGQVIGSRRVIVKNPDGTTRIIQQAVTQVPRTVTTATTASSSSPAPSNAAQSNASTSSSTTSTPSATPHKVQIIRGPDGKVSVRGLNPGQQLVQMPDGKLHVLTTTQASNVATPVKGKLPIKTLATGGQTQQAVATTTAGSAANTPVMKQIALKHVAKTPATQTLATSQRVTLPLAQVRNKLLLAQQQQAQQQQQQQQQQQTTPTVQKLVSKVVSNASPSQQVFVQQGSKLLVTQGAQGQKVIISAAPSAQQQQQQTQQSTATVQQQQIVHTQTIQQQQQHIQQQPAQQQQQQQQQIVVNQQVGAQPTQKVIQQIVNTSNVQQQIVVGGQRIILSPGQTIVTQRNVPQSQALQMVQQQIQTQQQQQTTTQHVVQQPQQQQQQQFVVQTNQTVQAATPTTQTKVVKQIVVQQPQQQQQQQQQVIEEKPQSSAAETAEATTQQVLVPNSTLAQQLAQGKLQVATINGQQVIVKPLGNNQAQIVAHIKHQGDGNAHIVTNNATPAVSQASPQASPVKLPTQQQQQTVVQQAPQQVVQQVQQVTQQPQQQQQQHIVQQVVQQAQPAAQQQQQLSVEESLLQNQPPGTVIKCVTAQVLQTEHGPRIVLQGLVGNDFTAQQLQLVQTQVKQQLMKAQESNGKLGVLGPTKIYLAVQPETAAQSSQPPPLTPVHQSATHQQKLAPR; encoded by the exons ATGAGCGGTCGTGGCAGTCGAAAACGAGGACGCCCGCCAAAGACGCCAAATGAGCGTTCAACGTCGGGACGTTTCAACTATCAACTGCTCAAGAAGCCCAAATATCTCAGCGAAGGCAAATCACAGCCAAGCACGCCGTCAGCATCACGCTGCATCTCTCCCCAAAGCGATGAGTGCAGTCGCAGCAGTCACAATAATCGCGGCAGTGCTCGGGGCTCCGGCGCCAAGCGAGGACGCGGACGCAAATCAAATGTACATGCAAACACCAGCACCAACAGTTATTCGGCCAGAAAAG GCTACGAATCGGAATACCATTATGGGTCCGATTTCGGCGATTCGGACGACGAGAAGTCGGACAATGAAGACGATATGCTGCTGACGCCCAGCGACGACGAGAGTCTGGATGCTGCCAACGAAAGCGAGTCGGAATTTTCCGTCTGCAGTTTCACACAAAACGGCCTCGGAAGGCCGCCACGTCCGCCCAGTCCAGAGCCCATTTGGCTGCAGGAGGGCAGAGAATTCCCTGCGTTGGAGTTACCGGAATCATCGGAAGATCTATTCATTGGCAATGCGCATGTGTTGCGCGCTCTAAGTATTTATGAAGTATTGCGACGTTTTCGTCATCTGGTGCGTCTCTCACCGTTCCGCTTCGAGGACTTTTGTGCGGCTCTGGTGTGCGAGGAGCAGAGTGCTCTGCTCACCGACGTTCATATAATGCTGCTGAAGGCAATCTTACGCGAGGAGGATGTACAGGGCACCCATTTTGGTCCGCTCGATCAGAAGGATACGGTTAACATCAGTTTGTATCTGATCGATGCCATCACCTGGCCCGAAGTGTTGCGCAGCTATGTGGAAAGTGATAAGGAATTCGATCGTGACGTCTATCATATCCTCTGCTCCGGTGAATATCCGTATTCGGGTGTCGATAATCGTTTGACTGTGCTGCAATTTCTGGGCGATCAATTTCTCACTGCCAACTGTGTACGTGACGTGATGGTCCAGGAGGGACCCATACACTATGACGATCATTGTCGTGTGTGTCATCGTCTCGGCGATTTGCTGTGCTGCGAAACATGCCCGGCTGTCTATCACTTGGAATGCGTCGATCCGCCCATGAACGATGTGCCCACCGAGGACTGGCAGTGTGGCTTGTGTCGCTCCCACAAGGTGTCCGGTGTGGTGGACTGTGTGCTGCCGCAGGAGAAGCAAGGTGTGCTCATCCGTCACGATAATCTGGGTGTCGATCGTCATGGTCGTCGCTATTGGTTTATTGCGCGTCGCATCTTTGTCGAAGATCAACTCGATGGCACCTGCTGGTATTACAGTAATCTGGCCAAATTTGAGTTGCTGCTAAAGCGCATGGATGCCACCGAGTTGGAGTCGCGACTGTATGTACAGTTAACTGATCGCCAGGAGGAGATTGAGCGTCAGATGAAGTTAACCGAATCGCTGACAAACgagcacaaacacaacaacaaacgcacCCAAATCGATCTCGAGCAAGAGGCTACACAAGAACTGCTCGAAAAGgaggcagcagcggcagctaATGATGAGGAAGAAAACGACGGAGAATCTTCTCCTCCGGCTGAGGTAGCTAAAAAGGTCGCGGAGGACAATAAGATGGTGACACGTCAAAAGACGAATCAAATGAACAGCGGCACACTCTACTTTAAGCTGGGCATGGAGCAGGGCTTTAAGAACTATGTCAATCAATATGCCACCAATCCGATAGCACTGAACAAGCCGCAACGCAACGAGGAGCGCGACAAGCGTCGCCATTTGTCGCACAAATTCTCGCTAACGACTGCATCGGATTTCAAATGGATTGGCATCACGATGGGCACTTGTGACAACATTATTACAACGCTGCGCCAGACGCTCATTAATTTCGAATCGAATATTGCCGCCTCCTTTATGAATCCCAACTGgttgaacaacaaaaagatGTGGAACAGCGCCGTAATGAATGCAAAACGAGCCACAGATTTCGGTGCCGTAATGCTGCTGTTTCAGTCGTCACTCAAGAGCGTCGTCTTTGCCAACGTGTGGCACGAGCAGCTGGGACACATGCAATTGCAACGCATCACAAGCGCAGAGCGTGAGGAGCGCAAGAAGCAAGAGAAACGCGAGAAGCGTGAACGCGACGATGAGGAGGAACGCAATCGCTTGGCCTTCAACTACATTAAATACTCGCTGGGTCTGAAGCATCAGGTGTGGAAGCAAAAGGGCGAGGAGTATCGTGTCCATGGCCAATGGGGCTGGCTCTGGCTGTCGAGCAGTCGCCGTTGCGGAGTTCGTGCCCGACGCACGCGCGCCCAACCGTTGACCCATGCTCGCGTCTATGTGCATTATTCGATGGGCGAGGAGGAGACGGAGACGGCTGTCAATGAGAGCGTGCTCGTTGATCCGCGCACACAGCGCTTTATGCAGCAATGTGAATCGATTCACAGCGAGGGACAGATTTGCCATTATCTGCCCGAGAACCATACCAACATCAAGGTCTATGAGGATGTGGGTGAGCGTGTGGCCGGACACATTGATGTGAGCAAAGCGCTGACAGCACCAGGACGACATTACTACCCGAAGGTGGCACGCAAATGCCGCCTGGATGATTTGCTGGAGCGTCGCACAAAATTGGCCGAGGTGGAGCAACAAATCGCCTTCAAATCGGATGTGGAAAGCGATGTCAAACCGCTGTTGATTACAGCGACCGCCgcgaacaacaaacaaacgtATCTGGAGAAGCGTTTGATGCGTCTCACCGAATCGGCGGGTCCCGGCAAGAATCTGGCCACCACTGTGAATTTCGATCTCGTCAATTCGCTGGCCAAGCAAATCCAAACAGTGCGCATGCAATTCAGTCAGCTGAATCGCTTTGCGAAGACCTTCCGCTGCTACACCAAGGAGTGCAATACTAACTCAAATGCCGTCTCACAAATCACGCAAAACACTTGCTATTCCCCGCTATGTCTGCAGAAGGCGCGTGCCAAgaaggagctgctgctgctgctacgcAAGGCGCACACGGCAGGCAATGGCTCGAAGGAGACTGTTGCCGCCATTCTGGGTGCTGTGAAGAAACCACCGTCCATACTCGAGCAGAAGCTCACGGAGGGCAAGAAGGAAGCGGTGCAGCTGACGCTCGAGGAGGTCGATGAGCACAACAAAACGCTTGAGTCGGAGGCGCCGCTTGACTTGCTCCACGACTGGGATCAGGCGCGTCAGCATGCCGTTGCCTTTAGCGAGGAGCTGCTCAAGGATTGCCTGCTGCTCGAGTCGGAGAAGGAGCCAGCTGCCGAGAAGGTGGCAGTTAAGCAAGAGGATGCCAGCATAAATCCCGATACGAGCACACAAGACTCTGACAAAATGGACTACATCGAGAGCATGGATGTGTGCAGCAATGTGGAGATCGAGAGCACCGAAGACtcgttggcagcagcagcgagcgCCGCCAGCTCCACAGCGAATGCCGATGATGTGGACATATTCGCAAACACACGACGCAAGCGCACACAGAAGCCGAAGAAGGCCTACATTGGCACCAAGGATGTGCTCGATCAGACGCTCGACAAGGACATACCGTTGAACAAGCAGAATCGTCGCTTCCCCATCACAGCGCGTCCCGTCAAGCGTGAGGATGTCACCAAGTATGAGCGCGAATACTTTGAGAATGGCAGCGAACGTGTTTACTCGGCCACCTCATCGCGAGGACGCGTCTATTTGCTGCGCGATGCGGCCAAGCTGTACGAGCAATCGGTCAAGGCAGAGGACAAGACAAAGGTGGTAAAGAATGCGACCTATGCACGCTATCCGCTCATCTCCAACTTCTTGACGCATAAGCAAAAGCGTAGTCTCTTGGTCTTGCCACGCTATGAGCTGCTGAAATTGGCTCGTTTGGCGGGCAAAGCGCCCAGCAGTGGCTTCCATCATGCGGCGAAGAACAATAGCATTTGGCAGTATCAATGCTCGCGACCATTGTTCCGCACCTGTTGGTCATATCGCACATCGAATGCCACCACATTGTCGAGCATTGCGCTGCAGTTGCGCATTTTGTGGTCGTGTCTGCGCTGGGATGACATGATTGCCAAGTCACCGTCCACCGATGGCAAACATCAGGTGACCACCGAGAACGAGATTGTCACATTGGAGTTGCTCAAGTTGCGTCACGCTGGTCGCTATGGCGAAAAGACGAGCTATCTGCGACGCAAGGTCGTCATTCCACTGGAGATGCCAAAGACTATTCGAG AGGTCACATCGATACGTTCTGGCTTGCGCAAACGGAAGCGCGCCGAGTCGCCGCAGCCCACAGAGCCGCAGATTAGCGAGGAATGGGTGGACGAGGACAAGCTGGAGCTGTGGGAAATCAAGTTCATTGGCGAGAAGCAGGAGAAGGCACGCCTCGCAACCGTCACGCGTTCGGTGGCCTCGCGACAACTCGAGGCAACCAATGGCGGTGCTGCGAATAGCCCCAGCAATGGCAGCCCGGCTGGTGGACGTGTGCTGTTGGCACCGAAGCCCAACGAGGAGGTCAAAGACAAAATGGAGCAGCAGCTCAAGTTGCAACGTGCCGCGCATCAGCAGCGCAAGATACTCAACTCTAGCGGCGAAGTGACGCGCTCATCAACGCCag TTAAGGGACAAGTGATTGGCAGCCGACGTGTGATAGTCAAGAATCCGGATGGCACCACGCGCATCATTCAGCAGGCTGTGACGCAAGTGCCGCGCACAGTGACGACAGCCACAACTGCATCATCTTCGAGTCCAGCACCCTCCAATGCAGCACAATCGAATGCCAGCACATCATCGTCCACAACATCGACGCCGTCGGCAACGCCGCATAAAGTACAAATCATACGTGGCCCAGATGGCAAAGTCAGTGTGCGTGGTCTCAATCCCGGCCAGCAGCTGGTGCAGATGCCCGATGGCAAGCTGCATGTGCTGACAACGACACAAGCATCGAATGTCGCCACGCCAG TGAAAGGGAAATTGCCAATTAAAACGCTGGCAACTGGAGGACAAACCCAACAggcggtggcaacaacaactgctggcTCAGCTGCTAACACGCCGGTGATGAAACAAATTGCATTGAAGCATGTTGCCAAAACGCCGGCGACCCAAACGTTGGCAACATCACAGCGCGTCACACTTCCCCTGGCGCAGGTGAGGAATAAATTGCTGTTggcgcaacagcaacaagcacagcagcagcaacaacaacaacaacaacagcagacgACGCCAACAGTGCAGAAATTAGTGTCGAAAGTGGTGTCAAATGCGTCGCCATCTCAGCAAGTGTTTGTGCAGCAGGGCTCCAAGTTGCTGGTGACACAAGGAGCACAGGGTCAAAAGGTAATCATATCTGCAGCCCCGAgtgcacagcagcagcaacaacagacaCAGCAGAGCACTGCCACAgtccagcagcaacaaattgtgcacacacagacaatacaacagcagcagcagcacatacagcaacagccagcccaacagcagcagcagcaacaacaacagattgTGGTCAATCAACAGGTGGGCGCACAACCCACACAGAAGGTGATACAGCAGATTGTCAACACCAGCAATGTGCAGCAACAGATTGTGGTGGGCGGTCAACGCATCATTTTGAGTCCGGGCCAAACGATTGTCACGCAACGCAATGTGCCGCAGAGTCAAGCATTGCAGATGGTGCAGCAGCAGATACaaacgcaacagcagcagcagacaacCACCCAGCATGTtgtgcagcagccacaacagcagcagcaacagcaatttgtGGTCCAAACCAATCAGACTGTCCAAGCGGCGACGCCCACAACCCAGACCAAGGTGGTCAAGCAGATTGTGgtgcagcagccacagcagcaacaacaacaacagcagcaagttATTGAGGAGAAACCACAAAGCAGCGCAGCCGAAACAGCTGAGGCAACCACACAGCAAGTGTTGGTGCCAAACTCGACGCTGGCACAGCAATTGGCGCAGGGCAAACTGCAGGTGGCAACAATCAATGGCCAGCAAGTGATTGTCAAACCTTTGGGCAACAATCAGGCGCAAATTGTGGCACACATCAAGCATCAGGGCGATGGAAATGCGCACATTGTGACGAACAATGCAACGCCGGCCGTATCGCAAGCGAGTCCCCAAGCTTCACCCGTCAAACTGCcgacacaacagcagcagcaaactgtGGTGCAGCAAGCGCCACAGCAAGTGGTGCAGCAAGTGCAGCAGGTGacacagcagccgcagcaacagcagcagcagcacattgTGCAACAAGTGGTGCAGCAGGCGCAGCCAGctgcacagcaacaacagcagttgaGTGTGGAGGAAAGTCTGCTGCAGAATCAACCGCCTGGCACAGTGATCAAATGCGTAACCGCCCAAGTGCTGCAAACGGAGCACGGACCACGCATTGTGCTGCAAGGTCTGGTGGGCAACGACTTTACAgcacaacagctgcagctggtgcAGACGCAAGTCAAGCAGCAGCTAATGAAAG CGCAAGAATCAAATGGCAAGCTCGGTGTTTTAGGGCCAACAAAAATTTATCTTGCTGTGCAGCCGGAAACTGCGGCACAATCATCGCAGCCGCCTCCGTTGACACCTGTGCATCAATCGGCGACACATCAACAA